The Paenibacillus dendritiformis region GGATCGGGTCCCTTCCATTGGAACGTGAACGAGCGGGGCTCGTCGTAGCGGACAATTTTGCAGCCGATCGTGCTCATGCTGTCTTTGCTGGCGGGATTGAAGTACAGCTCGAATTTGCCGCCGGCCATCGGCTCGATGTCGGCAGCCGGGGCGAACCACAGGGTAATACGATCGGATTGGGTCCACGCATTCCATACATGCTCCGGCTCGGCTTCAATCCAGATTTCCTCGGTAATCGTCATCTATTGATTTCCCCTTCCCGAATGACAGAAGTCCGCTTGCACATCATTGCCCGGACAGTTTCTTGCTGAATT contains the following coding sequences:
- a CDS encoding SRPBCC family protein — its product is MTITEEIWIEAEPEHVWNAWTQSDRITLWFAPAADIEPMAGGKFELYFNPASKDSMSTIGCKIVRYDEPRSFTFQWKGPDPFADTMNRQEQLTLVKVTLEPADQGTAVRLEHSGWMDTEAWKQARQWHVEAWRQMLASLKAMLESGEGAGCCP